A single window of Zea mays cultivar B73 chromosome 10, Zm-B73-REFERENCE-NAM-5.0, whole genome shotgun sequence DNA harbors:
- the LOC100272693 gene encoding protein IQ-DOMAIN 32, producing MARSKNGCLKILVCAGSSSDPSAGSDADAADHPDENKAISDKSIWSFRRRSTRHRVLKNSDISEPETVSSSKAKADIAPNNNVYTSTYSFASEKPLQHNKPNENVLHQEKPEEMPLHQDSSEKLMEKPIEKHIDKLMEEPADQIIEKSIELPTQKITETPTDEPAEKINETPTGEPAEKIIEAASENTEGTIKNATEETHEMAVEELIEEPEETISVSSTGLKQGENTSLVEGSSADDEEDHLECAATNLQPGNDTCLEREEVLNQKDLVKLQAVIRGHLVRKQALESLQCLLAIIKIQGLIRAHQAQHSPGMIQETIVHSSGEKLLRNGFALKLMDNMSTSKSICIKCDPSESDVTWEWMERWTTLIPPITVVHVPEHKENSELMGETVTEQVTEHAQCDEDIVALDSDICFPKLVADDVKETVETSESSTLEAPVSVPDETPKMEMKHDTESELIETTNVDAEQVTDQKAENDVDKAFMSLNQQYTQADASRDPCPLSEKFESSKEDSGDAYNSEQTLEMEGKRFVVRKSCNPAFAAAQLKFEELSTNSTVSRSSSLSHLDGASKSRVHAPSSQEDCSSKQDGTGMPDRSVGHDTKMIIAASECGTEISISSTLDSPDRSEGDGGEIVLEIGALENRNYVTSKADNDFNTVHPEVKNAPEVEAQPQKQIEQNGHVPALEIEAQPQDELVQEPHAEPEMPGLHERLEKPVASYATPEGTPMSRTTITESQETPSSEVSVNTKKSRSKKPKPHASKRSLASPGSDSVGRSSTDNFSKESRHPKRESSSKAAKSDHVEQEPRTSNSNSNLLPSYMQFTESARAKASSSPKMSPDVQDSNPRKRHSLPMTDGKHDSSPRMQRSSSHAQQNVKSNGPAPHSASDRKWHI from the exons ATGGCGCGCTCCAAGAACGGCTGCCTCAAGATCCTCGTCTGCGCCGGCTCCAGCTCCGATCCCTCCGCCGGCTCCGACGCCGACGCCGCCGACCACCCCGACGAG AACAAGGCCATATCAGATAAAAGCATATGGAGCTTTCGTAGGAGATCTACAAGGCATCGAGTTTTGAAGAACTCTGATATCTCAGAACCTGAAACTGTTAGTTCCAGCAAAGCGAAGGCTGACATTGCACCAAACAACAATGTTTATACTTCAACATATTCTTTTGCCTCGGAGAAGCCTCTGCAACATAACAAGCCAAATGAAAATGTTCTGCATCAAGAGAAACCAGAGGAAATGCCTTTGCATCAAGATAGCTCCGaaaagctgatggagaagccaatTGAAAAGCATATTGACAAACTTATGGAAGAACCTGCTGACCAGATAATTGAAAAATCAATTGAACTACCTACTCAAAAGATAACTGAAACACCAACTGATGAGCCAGCTGAAAAAATAAATGAAACACCAACTGGAGAACCAGCTGAAAAAATAATAGAGGCGGCATCTGAAAATACAGAAGGGACAATAAAAAATGCAACCGAAGAGACACATGAAATGGCAGTTGAGGAACTAATTGAAGAGCCAGAAGAAACTATTTCTGTTTCATCAACTGGGCTAAAGCAGGGGGAAAACACCTCACTTGTTGAAGGAAGCAGTGCAGACGATGAGGAAGATCATTTGGAGTGTGCAGCTACTAATCTTCAGCCTGGCAATGACACTTGCCTT GAAAGGGAAGAGGTACTGAACCAGAAGGATCTGGTGAAACTGCAAGCTGTTATACGTGGACATCTAGTTAGAAAGCAGGCTTTAGAATCTTTACAATGTTTGCTTGCGATTATTAAAATTCAAGGGTTAATCAGGGCTCATCAAGCACAACATTCACCAGGAATGATTCAG GAGACTATTGTTCATTCTTCAGGTGAGAAATTGCTTCGCAATGGATTTGCTCTCAAG CTCATGGACAACATGTCGACGTCAAAATCCATTTGCATAAAATGTGATCCTTCAGAATCTGATGTTACATGGGAATGGATGGAGAGGTGGACAACCTTAATTCCACCAATCACTGTGGTGCACGTGCCAGAGCATAAAGAAAATAGTGAGTTGATGGGTGAAACTGTGACCGAACAAGTGACTGAACATGCTCAGTGTGATGAAGACATTGTTGCTTTGGACTCAGACATATGTTTCCCCAAGTTGGTGGCTGATGACGTGAAAGAAACAGTAGAGACATCTGAATCTAGTACCTTGGAGGCTCCAGTGAGTGTTCCAGATGAAACCCCAAAGATGGAAATGAAACATGATACTGAATCAGAGTTGATCGAAACTACTAATGTTGACGCTGAGCAAGTAACTGACCAAAAGGCTGAAAATGATGTGGACAAGGCTTTTATGTCCTTGAATCAACAATATACCCAAGCAGATGCATCGAGGGATCCCTGTCCACTTTCTGAAAAATTTGAATCATCCAAGGAGGACAGTGGCGATGCGTACAATTCTGAGCAGACACTGGAGATGGAAGGTAAAAGGTTTGTGGTGAGAAAGTCATGCAATCCAGCATTTGCTGCTGCACAATTGAAATTTGAAGAGCTGAGTACAAATTCGACAGTCAGCAGGTCCAGCAGCTTGTCACATCTGGATGGGGCGAGCAAGTCAAGGGTTCACGCTCCTAGttcgcaagaagattgctcctcAAAGCAAGATGGCACAGGCATGCCAGATAGATCGGTTGGTCATGATACTAAAATGATTATTGCTGCATCAGAATGTGGGACTGAGATATCAATTTCATCCACACTGGACTCACCAGATAGATCAGAAGGTGACGGTGGGGAGATCGTGTTGGAGATTGGAGCTCTGGAAAATAGAAACTATGTCACCAGCAAAGCTGATAATGACTTCAATACTGTCCATCCCGAGGTAAAAAATGCTCCTGAAGTAGAAGCCCAGCCGCAGAAGCAAATAGAACAGAACGGCCATGTTCCTGCCCTCGAAATAGAAGCCCAGCCACAAGACGAGCTTGTTCAGGAACCGCATGCTGAACCGGAAATGCCAGGTTTGCATGAACGATTGGAAAAACCTGTCGCATCTTACGCCACACCTGAAGGAACTCCAATGAGCCGAACGACTATCACTGAATCTCAAGAAACACCGTCAAGTGAGGTCTCTGTTAATACCAAAAAGAGCAGGAGCAAAAAGCCCAAGCCCCATGCAAGCAAGAGGTCGCTGGCTAGTCCTGGCAGCGACTCAGTCGGCCGGAGCAGCACCGACAACTTCTCAAAGGAATCAAGGCATCCCAAGAGAGAGAGCTCAAGCAAGGCTGCTAAATCCGACCACGTCGAACAAGAACCTCGCACgagcaacagcaacagcaaccTGTTGCCAAGCTACATGCAATTTACAGAATCTGCAAGAGCCAAGGCGTCGTCGTCCCCGAAGATGAGCCCAGATGTGCAGGACAGCAACCCAAGGAAAAGGCACTCGTTGCCCATGACCGACGGCAAGCATGACTCGTCGCCTCGCATGCAGCGATCGTCGTCACATGCTCAGCAAAACGTCAAGAGCAACGGGCCTGCTCCACACAGCGCGTCTG ACAGGAAGTGGCATATCTGA
- the LOC100285846 gene encoding Zinc finger CCCH domain-containing protein 30, with protein MGPRRSKRVSWATGANLCKVRFFISEDSPSQAGLRPQDNLQAKGSWLMHAAGPSSDDSLPPGFESLQPTSCLKIDISQIHVIRWRCPPKVLHNPVWLVAAGEESEEVALQNDRIFGALEAIYPRPSNIPPNPFVTPDVKDSQYDDSRTQLVPLLPVEEDDASDQLEEPPVGLSSSYQQSDKYDSATFRVPQASDAPFTTAQQQQPNGSINTTRSGAPVEPDTVAAASAAYTAIIQSNRMGNMIDKDLLVEMLSDPAQLERLMKEYGALKHEQSTNSSVAPMVQGPPPQMTASVPVSFPDHTTTFHNINSTLPPPPVLNRLPPPAIPSAVTINPPASSSQAISFPTGRTSGLNYYQTLIHQHGGERQEPQPLQQHGMHFPMHHRTVASQSSATDIVSSGTMPARDTKQRPTRPCAYFNSARGCRNGANCTFLHDVSAARKEQPKGSKRIKLDSRIAGRY; from the exons ATGGGGCCGAGGCGCTCCAAGCGCGTTTCGTGGGCCACCGGGGCCAATCTCTGCAAG GTAAGGTTTTTTATTTCGGAGGATTCCCCTTCTCAAGCTGGATTGAGACCGCAGGACAATCTCCAAGCAAAAGGCTCATGGTTAATGCATGCAGCTGGCCCAAGCTCAGATGATTCGCTGCCACCTGGCTTCGAATCATTGCAGCCAACAAGCTGTCTCAAAATTGacatatcccaaatccatgttatTAGGTGGAGATGCCCACCAAAG GTATTGCATAATCCTGTTTGGCTTGTAGCTGCTGGAGAAGAAAGTGAGGAGGTTGCCTTGCAGAATGATAGAATATTTGGAGCACTTGAGGCTATATATCCACGGCCGTCGAATATACCCCCAAA CCCATTTGTTACTCCTGATGTGAAAGACTCCCAATATGATGATTCCCGAACCCAGTTGGTTCCGTTGCTCCCAGTTGAAGAGGATGATGCCTCTGACCAGTTGGAAGAACCACCTGTTGGTCTATCAAGTAGTTACCAGCAGTCAGATAAGTACGACTCAGCAACATTCAGGGTCCCACAAGCCTCAGACGCTCCCTTTACCActgcgcagcagcagcagccgaatGGTTCCATCAACACCACAAGGTCTGGTGCCCCCGTTGAGCCTGACACAGTGGCTGCTGCATCTGCTGCTTACACTGCAATAATTCAGAGCAACCGAATGGGAAATATGATTGACAAAGATCTGCTCGTCGAAATGCTAAGTGACCCTGCCCAACTTGAGAGGTTAATGAAAGAATATGGCGCGCTTAAGCACGAACAGTCAACTAACAGTTCTGTTGCCCCAATGGTGCAAGGTCCACCACCCCAGATGACAGCTAGTGTTCCGGTCTCCTTCCCAGATCACACCACTACTTTTCACAACATAAACTCTACACTGCCGCCTCCACCTGTTCTGAATCGTCTGCCTCCTCCAGCTATTCCTTCAGCAGTTACCATCAATCCACCAGCAAGTTCAAGTCAAGCAATTAGCTTTCCAACTGGCCGAACCAGCGGCTTGAACTATTACCAGACCCTGATCCATCAGCATGGAGGGGAGAGGCAGGAGCCACAGCCACTTCAACAGCATGGAATGCACTTTCCAATGCATCATCGCACTGTCGCTTCCCAGTCTAGCGCCACTGATATTGTCAGCAGTGGTACTATGCCAGCTAGGGATACTAAGCAAAGGCCTACGAGGCCTTGTGCTTACTTCAACAGCGCCAGAGGATGCCGCAATGGTGCGAACTGCACCTTTCTGCACGATGTGTCTGCCGCGAGGAAAGAACAGCCAAAGGGATCCAAAAGAATTAAGCTAGACAGTAGAATAGCTGGTCGGTATTGA